In one window of Thunnus thynnus chromosome 23, fThuThy2.1, whole genome shotgun sequence DNA:
- the cax1 gene encoding cation/H+ exchanger protein 1 isoform X1, giving the protein MSQKKSSLVTGDVESLRRRSAADSQDNYADPEQHHRFPRRHSQTDRLGPQHPELGGVETPSPDASSHHFCHYTPKCFLTVHRGGHGTSARSTPSQYGEDGWDEGTSKTTIRAENEVEAHREANNYRFGFRKWKGNVTERPIEDRSDIVKELYSDLSIVKPREGSVLTFGNIIYVFLFGWWISLIYLLISPLMFLTIICAPYGRLCLKMAWYFIWPFGKSVEKAGDVVKRSIVKPPKIEVIPEERDSEDSKDLVRDKDSSPLLVSSPIPVEIPVPELPARHTSIHWCRLSTYIWLVLGYPVLAVVHALACVLSWLLVFTIPVSKMNARTLSIVLLMAPEDVQIHTLEKMRGCETRVILCCYQAFNVYYYKYTVQGINIFALNSLPLVLITLIIGYGDHDHNYFSAETKFALAITSIIPLSYYIGMGIASVSAQSNFAVGAVVNATFGSITEMTFYITALLQGQRAGTKCYEEIVKAALTGTLLGCILFIPGICMIIGGIKHREQRFNSRSAGVSSALLFISIGGVFAPTLFSKTFGNLVCESCTNIPGNTSVPFVCKDCHYDTSQTDPHLILSHIEALVYTISVLLPAAYLIGLIFTLKTHSHIYDIHISDGQGGHAHGQYAQEGTSTHHPTGELPTGHLHAAKSCINASIIAASHVATAGHHVVHWSRWRALGVLIVATVLMACCADLSTENIEPMLTHSTISQYFIGVTVLAMVPELPEIVNGIQFALQNNISLSLEVGSCIAVQVCMIQIPLLILFNAFYDVGFVLVFSDVHLWASIFSVILVNYIFMDGKCDYFQGTALVVVYLILLSLYYFAPSPRSC; this is encoded by the exons atgtcccaaaaaaaGTCTTCACTGGTGACAGGTGACGTGGAGAGCCTGCGGAGAAGATCCGCAGCTGATTCCCAAG ATAACTATGCGGATCCTGAGCAGCATCACCGGTTTCCACGGCGACATTCCCAAACTGATAGACTCGGCCCGCAGCATCCAGAACTAGGTGGAGTAGAGACTCCTTCCCCGGATGCTTCTTCTCACCACTTCTGCCACTACACACCAAAATGTTTCCTCACTGTCCACAGAG GAGGCCATGGCACCTCAGCGCGGTCGACTCCGTCACAGTATGGGGAGGATGGTTGGGATGAAGGCACCTCTAAGACTACAATCAGAGCTGAGAATGAAGTGGAGGCCCACAGGGAGGCCAACAACTACAGG tttggctTCAGAAAGTGGAAGGGCAATGTAACAGAAAGGCCCATTGAAGACAGATCAGACATCGTCAAAGAGCTCTACTCTGATCTGAGCATTGTTAAGCCTCGAGAAg gcTCTGTGCTCACCTTTGGGAACataatttatgtgtttttattcgGATGGTGGATCTCTTTAATCTACCTCCTCATTAGCCCCTTGATGTTTCTAACAATCATCTGTGCCCCTTATG GCAGACTTTGCTTAAAGATGGCTTGGTACTTCATTTGGCCATTTGGGAAGTCAGTAGAGAAG GCTGGTGACGTAGTGAAGAGATCCATTGTGAAGCCCCCAAAGATTGAGGTAATACCCGAAGAGAGGGACTCTGAGGACAGTAAAGACCTTGTCAGGGATAAGGACTCCTCACCCCTTCTGGTGTCTTCCCCCATCCCTGTTGAGATCCCTGTCCCAGAACTACCAGCCAGACATACGTCCATACACTGG TGTCGCCTCAGCACTTACATTTGGCTGGTACTGGGCTATCCTGTCCTGGCTGTGGTCCACGCCCTGGCCTGTGTGCTCTCCTGGCTGCTGGTCTTTACCATCCCTGTGTCCAAGATGAATGCTCGCACACTGAGCATTGTCCTGCTCATGGCACCAGAGGACGTTCAGATACACACACTGGAGAAG ATGCGTGGCTGTGAGACCAGAGTTATCTTATGCTGTTACCAAGCATTCAATGTGTATTACTACAAATACACTGTCCAAGGAATCAACATTTTTGCTCTCA ACTCGCTTCCCTTGGTATTAATCACTCTGATTATTGGCTATGGTGATCACGACCATAATTACTTCAGCGCAGAAACAAAGTTTGCCTTGGCCATCACCTCCATCATTCCTCTATCCTACTATATCGGCATGGGTATAGCCAG CGTTTCTGCACAGAGTAACTTTGCAGTGGGAGCGGTGGTAAACGCAACTTTTGGCTCCATCACAGAGATGACATTCTACATCACAGCACTGCTGCAAGGACAACGTGCTGGCACCAAATGTTACGAAGAAATTGTCAAAGCGGCCCTTACCGGGACCTTGCTGGGGTGTATATTGTTCATACCT GGTATCTGTATGATCATTGGGGGCATTAAACACAGGGAGCAACGATTTAACAGTCGTTCAGCCGGCGTGAGCTCCGCATTGCTCTTCATATCAATAGGAG GTGTGTTTGCTCCCACCCTTTTCTCAAAGACCTTCGGTAATCTGGTGTGCGAGAGCTGCACCAATATTCCAGGCAATACCAGCGTGCCCTTCGTCTGCAAGGACTGTCACTATGACACG AGTCAAACTGACCCACATTTGATTCTGTCCCATATTGA GGCCCTGGTGTACACAATTTctgtgctgctgcctgctgcGTACCTGATAGGTCTCATCTTCACACTGAAGACCCACTCCCACATCTATGATATTCATATCAGCGATGGCCAAGGGGGCCACGCGCACGGTCAGTACGCACAAGAGGGTACCAGCACCCACCATCCCACGGGTGAGCTCCCCACTGGCCATCTACATGCTGCCAAGTCGTGTATTAATGCCAGCATTATTGCCGCCAGCCACGTtgcaacag CAGGTCACCATGTGGTCCACTGGTCCCGTTGGAGGGCTCTTGGAGTGCTGATTGTTGCCACAGTGCTGATGGCTTGCTGCGCTGACCTCAGCACTGAGAACATCGAGCCAATGCTGACCCACTCCACCATCTCCCAG TACTTCATCGGCGTCACAGTGTTGGCTATGGTGCCTGAGCTTCCTGAGATTGTCAACGGGATCCAGTTTGCGCTGCAGAACAACATCAGCCTGAG CCTTGAAGTGGGCAGTTGTATAGCTGTGCAGGTCTGCATGATTCAGATTCCACTGCTCATCCTCTTCAATGCATTCTAT GATGTTGGATTCGTGCTTGTGTTCAGTGACGTTCATCTCTGGGCCAGCATCTTCAGTGTCATTCTGGTCAACTACATCTTCATGGATGGAAAATGTGACTATTTTCAGG gcACTGCCCTAGTGGTGGTTTACCTCATCCTTCTGTCCCTTTACTACTTCGCTCCGTCTCCACGCTCATGTTGA
- the cax1 gene encoding cation/H+ exchanger protein 1 isoform X4 produces the protein MSQKKSSLVTGDVESLRRRSAADSQDNYADPEQHHRFPRRHSQTDRLGPQHPELGGVETPSPDASSHHFCHYTPKCFLTVHRGGHGTSARSTPSQYGEDGWDEGTSKTTIRAENEVEAHREANNYRFGFRKWKGNVTERPIEDRSDIVKELYSDLSIVKPREGSVLTFGNIIYVFLFGWWISLIYLLISPLMFLTIICAPYGRLCLKMAWYFIWPFGKSVEKAGDVVKRSIVKPPKIEVIPEERDSEDSKDLVRDKDSSPLLVSSPIPVEIPVPELPARHTSIHWCRLSTYIWLVLGYPVLAVVHALACVLSWLLVFTIPVSKMNARTLSIVLLMAPEDVQIHTLEKMRGCETRVILCCYQAFNVYYYKYTVQGINIFALNSLPLVLITLIIGYGDHDHNYFSAETKFALAITSIIPLSYYIGMGIASVSAQSNFAVGAVVNATFGSITEMTFYITALLQGQRAGTKCYEEIVKAALTGTLLGCILFIPGICMIIGGIKHREQRFNSRSAGVSSALLFISIGGVFAPTLFSKTFGNLVCESCTNIPGNTSVPFVCKDCHYDTSQTDPHLILSHIEALVYTISVLLPAAYLIGLIFTLKTHSHIYDIHISDGQGGHAHGQYAQEGTSTHHPTGHHVVHWSRWRALGVLIVATVLMACCADLSTENIEPMLTHSTISQYFIGVTVLAMVPELPEIVNGIQFALQNNISLSLEVGSCIAVQVCMIQIPLLILFNAFYDVGFVLVFSDVHLWASIFSVILVNYIFMDGKCDYFQGTALVVVYLILLSLYYFAPSPRSC, from the exons atgtcccaaaaaaaGTCTTCACTGGTGACAGGTGACGTGGAGAGCCTGCGGAGAAGATCCGCAGCTGATTCCCAAG ATAACTATGCGGATCCTGAGCAGCATCACCGGTTTCCACGGCGACATTCCCAAACTGATAGACTCGGCCCGCAGCATCCAGAACTAGGTGGAGTAGAGACTCCTTCCCCGGATGCTTCTTCTCACCACTTCTGCCACTACACACCAAAATGTTTCCTCACTGTCCACAGAG GAGGCCATGGCACCTCAGCGCGGTCGACTCCGTCACAGTATGGGGAGGATGGTTGGGATGAAGGCACCTCTAAGACTACAATCAGAGCTGAGAATGAAGTGGAGGCCCACAGGGAGGCCAACAACTACAGG tttggctTCAGAAAGTGGAAGGGCAATGTAACAGAAAGGCCCATTGAAGACAGATCAGACATCGTCAAAGAGCTCTACTCTGATCTGAGCATTGTTAAGCCTCGAGAAg gcTCTGTGCTCACCTTTGGGAACataatttatgtgtttttattcgGATGGTGGATCTCTTTAATCTACCTCCTCATTAGCCCCTTGATGTTTCTAACAATCATCTGTGCCCCTTATG GCAGACTTTGCTTAAAGATGGCTTGGTACTTCATTTGGCCATTTGGGAAGTCAGTAGAGAAG GCTGGTGACGTAGTGAAGAGATCCATTGTGAAGCCCCCAAAGATTGAGGTAATACCCGAAGAGAGGGACTCTGAGGACAGTAAAGACCTTGTCAGGGATAAGGACTCCTCACCCCTTCTGGTGTCTTCCCCCATCCCTGTTGAGATCCCTGTCCCAGAACTACCAGCCAGACATACGTCCATACACTGG TGTCGCCTCAGCACTTACATTTGGCTGGTACTGGGCTATCCTGTCCTGGCTGTGGTCCACGCCCTGGCCTGTGTGCTCTCCTGGCTGCTGGTCTTTACCATCCCTGTGTCCAAGATGAATGCTCGCACACTGAGCATTGTCCTGCTCATGGCACCAGAGGACGTTCAGATACACACACTGGAGAAG ATGCGTGGCTGTGAGACCAGAGTTATCTTATGCTGTTACCAAGCATTCAATGTGTATTACTACAAATACACTGTCCAAGGAATCAACATTTTTGCTCTCA ACTCGCTTCCCTTGGTATTAATCACTCTGATTATTGGCTATGGTGATCACGACCATAATTACTTCAGCGCAGAAACAAAGTTTGCCTTGGCCATCACCTCCATCATTCCTCTATCCTACTATATCGGCATGGGTATAGCCAG CGTTTCTGCACAGAGTAACTTTGCAGTGGGAGCGGTGGTAAACGCAACTTTTGGCTCCATCACAGAGATGACATTCTACATCACAGCACTGCTGCAAGGACAACGTGCTGGCACCAAATGTTACGAAGAAATTGTCAAAGCGGCCCTTACCGGGACCTTGCTGGGGTGTATATTGTTCATACCT GGTATCTGTATGATCATTGGGGGCATTAAACACAGGGAGCAACGATTTAACAGTCGTTCAGCCGGCGTGAGCTCCGCATTGCTCTTCATATCAATAGGAG GTGTGTTTGCTCCCACCCTTTTCTCAAAGACCTTCGGTAATCTGGTGTGCGAGAGCTGCACCAATATTCCAGGCAATACCAGCGTGCCCTTCGTCTGCAAGGACTGTCACTATGACACG AGTCAAACTGACCCACATTTGATTCTGTCCCATATTGA GGCCCTGGTGTACACAATTTctgtgctgctgcctgctgcGTACCTGATAGGTCTCATCTTCACACTGAAGACCCACTCCCACATCTATGATATTCATATCAGCGATGGCCAAGGGGGCCACGCGCACGGTCAGTACGCACAAGAGGGTACCAGCACCCACCATCCCACGG GTCACCATGTGGTCCACTGGTCCCGTTGGAGGGCTCTTGGAGTGCTGATTGTTGCCACAGTGCTGATGGCTTGCTGCGCTGACCTCAGCACTGAGAACATCGAGCCAATGCTGACCCACTCCACCATCTCCCAG TACTTCATCGGCGTCACAGTGTTGGCTATGGTGCCTGAGCTTCCTGAGATTGTCAACGGGATCCAGTTTGCGCTGCAGAACAACATCAGCCTGAG CCTTGAAGTGGGCAGTTGTATAGCTGTGCAGGTCTGCATGATTCAGATTCCACTGCTCATCCTCTTCAATGCATTCTAT GATGTTGGATTCGTGCTTGTGTTCAGTGACGTTCATCTCTGGGCCAGCATCTTCAGTGTCATTCTGGTCAACTACATCTTCATGGATGGAAAATGTGACTATTTTCAGG gcACTGCCCTAGTGGTGGTTTACCTCATCCTTCTGTCCCTTTACTACTTCGCTCCGTCTCCACGCTCATGTTGA
- the cax1 gene encoding cation/H+ exchanger protein 1 isoform X3, which yields MSQKKSSLVTGDVESLRRRSAADSQDNYADPEQHHRFPRRHSQTDRLGPQHPELGGVETPSPDASSHHFCHYTPKCFLTVHRGGHGTSARSTPSQYGEDGWDEGTSKTTIRAENEVEAHREANNYRFGFRKWKGNVTERPIEDRSDIVKELYSDLSIVKPREGSVLTFGNIIYVFLFGWWISLIYLLISPLMFLTIICAPYGRLCLKMAWYFIWPFGKSVEKAGDVVKRSIVKPPKIEVIPEERDSEDSKDLVRDKDSSPLLVSSPIPVEIPVPELPARHTSIHWCRLSTYIWLVLGYPVLAVVHALACVLSWLLVFTIPVSKMNARTLSIVLLMAPEDVQIHTLEKMRGCETRVILCCYQAFNVYYYKYTVQGINIFALNSLPLVLITLIIGYGDHDHNYFSAETKFALAITSIIPLSYYIGMGIASVSAQSNFAVGAVVNATFGSITEMTFYITALLQGQRAGTKCYEEIVKAALTGTLLGCILFIPGICMIIGGIKHREQRFNSRSAGVSSALLFISIGGVFAPTLFSKTFGNLVCESCTNIPGNTSVPFVCKDCHYDTSQTDPHLILSHIEALVYTISVLLPAAYLIGLIFTLKTHSHIYDIHISDGQGGHAHGQYAQEGTSTHHPTAGHHVVHWSRWRALGVLIVATVLMACCADLSTENIEPMLTHSTISQYFIGVTVLAMVPELPEIVNGIQFALQNNISLSLEVGSCIAVQVCMIQIPLLILFNAFYDVGFVLVFSDVHLWASIFSVILVNYIFMDGKCDYFQGTALVVVYLILLSLYYFAPSPRSC from the exons atgtcccaaaaaaaGTCTTCACTGGTGACAGGTGACGTGGAGAGCCTGCGGAGAAGATCCGCAGCTGATTCCCAAG ATAACTATGCGGATCCTGAGCAGCATCACCGGTTTCCACGGCGACATTCCCAAACTGATAGACTCGGCCCGCAGCATCCAGAACTAGGTGGAGTAGAGACTCCTTCCCCGGATGCTTCTTCTCACCACTTCTGCCACTACACACCAAAATGTTTCCTCACTGTCCACAGAG GAGGCCATGGCACCTCAGCGCGGTCGACTCCGTCACAGTATGGGGAGGATGGTTGGGATGAAGGCACCTCTAAGACTACAATCAGAGCTGAGAATGAAGTGGAGGCCCACAGGGAGGCCAACAACTACAGG tttggctTCAGAAAGTGGAAGGGCAATGTAACAGAAAGGCCCATTGAAGACAGATCAGACATCGTCAAAGAGCTCTACTCTGATCTGAGCATTGTTAAGCCTCGAGAAg gcTCTGTGCTCACCTTTGGGAACataatttatgtgtttttattcgGATGGTGGATCTCTTTAATCTACCTCCTCATTAGCCCCTTGATGTTTCTAACAATCATCTGTGCCCCTTATG GCAGACTTTGCTTAAAGATGGCTTGGTACTTCATTTGGCCATTTGGGAAGTCAGTAGAGAAG GCTGGTGACGTAGTGAAGAGATCCATTGTGAAGCCCCCAAAGATTGAGGTAATACCCGAAGAGAGGGACTCTGAGGACAGTAAAGACCTTGTCAGGGATAAGGACTCCTCACCCCTTCTGGTGTCTTCCCCCATCCCTGTTGAGATCCCTGTCCCAGAACTACCAGCCAGACATACGTCCATACACTGG TGTCGCCTCAGCACTTACATTTGGCTGGTACTGGGCTATCCTGTCCTGGCTGTGGTCCACGCCCTGGCCTGTGTGCTCTCCTGGCTGCTGGTCTTTACCATCCCTGTGTCCAAGATGAATGCTCGCACACTGAGCATTGTCCTGCTCATGGCACCAGAGGACGTTCAGATACACACACTGGAGAAG ATGCGTGGCTGTGAGACCAGAGTTATCTTATGCTGTTACCAAGCATTCAATGTGTATTACTACAAATACACTGTCCAAGGAATCAACATTTTTGCTCTCA ACTCGCTTCCCTTGGTATTAATCACTCTGATTATTGGCTATGGTGATCACGACCATAATTACTTCAGCGCAGAAACAAAGTTTGCCTTGGCCATCACCTCCATCATTCCTCTATCCTACTATATCGGCATGGGTATAGCCAG CGTTTCTGCACAGAGTAACTTTGCAGTGGGAGCGGTGGTAAACGCAACTTTTGGCTCCATCACAGAGATGACATTCTACATCACAGCACTGCTGCAAGGACAACGTGCTGGCACCAAATGTTACGAAGAAATTGTCAAAGCGGCCCTTACCGGGACCTTGCTGGGGTGTATATTGTTCATACCT GGTATCTGTATGATCATTGGGGGCATTAAACACAGGGAGCAACGATTTAACAGTCGTTCAGCCGGCGTGAGCTCCGCATTGCTCTTCATATCAATAGGAG GTGTGTTTGCTCCCACCCTTTTCTCAAAGACCTTCGGTAATCTGGTGTGCGAGAGCTGCACCAATATTCCAGGCAATACCAGCGTGCCCTTCGTCTGCAAGGACTGTCACTATGACACG AGTCAAACTGACCCACATTTGATTCTGTCCCATATTGA GGCCCTGGTGTACACAATTTctgtgctgctgcctgctgcGTACCTGATAGGTCTCATCTTCACACTGAAGACCCACTCCCACATCTATGATATTCATATCAGCGATGGCCAAGGGGGCCACGCGCACGGTCAGTACGCACAAGAGGGTACCAGCACCCACCATCCCACGG CAGGTCACCATGTGGTCCACTGGTCCCGTTGGAGGGCTCTTGGAGTGCTGATTGTTGCCACAGTGCTGATGGCTTGCTGCGCTGACCTCAGCACTGAGAACATCGAGCCAATGCTGACCCACTCCACCATCTCCCAG TACTTCATCGGCGTCACAGTGTTGGCTATGGTGCCTGAGCTTCCTGAGATTGTCAACGGGATCCAGTTTGCGCTGCAGAACAACATCAGCCTGAG CCTTGAAGTGGGCAGTTGTATAGCTGTGCAGGTCTGCATGATTCAGATTCCACTGCTCATCCTCTTCAATGCATTCTAT GATGTTGGATTCGTGCTTGTGTTCAGTGACGTTCATCTCTGGGCCAGCATCTTCAGTGTCATTCTGGTCAACTACATCTTCATGGATGGAAAATGTGACTATTTTCAGG gcACTGCCCTAGTGGTGGTTTACCTCATCCTTCTGTCCCTTTACTACTTCGCTCCGTCTCCACGCTCATGTTGA
- the cax1 gene encoding cation/H+ exchanger protein 1 isoform X2 has product MSQKKSSLVTGDVESLRRRSAADSQDNYADPEQHHRFPRRHSQTDRLGPQHPELGGVETPSPDASSHHFCHYTPKCFLTVHRGGHGTSARSTPSQYGEDGWDEGTSKTTIRAENEVEAHREANNYRFGFRKWKGNVTERPIEDRSDIVKELYSDLSIVKPREGSVLTFGNIIYVFLFGWWISLIYLLISPLMFLTIICAPYGRLCLKMAWYFIWPFGKSVEKAGDVVKRSIVKPPKIEVIPEERDSEDSKDLVRDKDSSPLLVSSPIPVEIPVPELPARHTSIHWCRLSTYIWLVLGYPVLAVVHALACVLSWLLVFTIPVSKMNARTLSIVLLMAPEDVQIHTLEKMRGCETRVILCCYQAFNVYYYKYTVQGINIFALNSLPLVLITLIIGYGDHDHNYFSAETKFALAITSIIPLSYYIGMGIASVSAQSNFAVGAVVNATFGSITEMTFYITALLQGQRAGTKCYEEIVKAALTGTLLGCILFIPGICMIIGGIKHREQRFNSRSAGVSSALLFISIGGVFAPTLFSKTFGNLVCESCTNIPGNTSVPFVCKDCHYDTSQTDPHLILSHIEALVYTISVLLPAAYLIGLIFTLKTHSHIYDIHISDGQGGHAHGQYAQEGTSTHHPTGELPTGHLHAAKSCINASIIAASHVATGHHVVHWSRWRALGVLIVATVLMACCADLSTENIEPMLTHSTISQYFIGVTVLAMVPELPEIVNGIQFALQNNISLSLEVGSCIAVQVCMIQIPLLILFNAFYDVGFVLVFSDVHLWASIFSVILVNYIFMDGKCDYFQGTALVVVYLILLSLYYFAPSPRSC; this is encoded by the exons atgtcccaaaaaaaGTCTTCACTGGTGACAGGTGACGTGGAGAGCCTGCGGAGAAGATCCGCAGCTGATTCCCAAG ATAACTATGCGGATCCTGAGCAGCATCACCGGTTTCCACGGCGACATTCCCAAACTGATAGACTCGGCCCGCAGCATCCAGAACTAGGTGGAGTAGAGACTCCTTCCCCGGATGCTTCTTCTCACCACTTCTGCCACTACACACCAAAATGTTTCCTCACTGTCCACAGAG GAGGCCATGGCACCTCAGCGCGGTCGACTCCGTCACAGTATGGGGAGGATGGTTGGGATGAAGGCACCTCTAAGACTACAATCAGAGCTGAGAATGAAGTGGAGGCCCACAGGGAGGCCAACAACTACAGG tttggctTCAGAAAGTGGAAGGGCAATGTAACAGAAAGGCCCATTGAAGACAGATCAGACATCGTCAAAGAGCTCTACTCTGATCTGAGCATTGTTAAGCCTCGAGAAg gcTCTGTGCTCACCTTTGGGAACataatttatgtgtttttattcgGATGGTGGATCTCTTTAATCTACCTCCTCATTAGCCCCTTGATGTTTCTAACAATCATCTGTGCCCCTTATG GCAGACTTTGCTTAAAGATGGCTTGGTACTTCATTTGGCCATTTGGGAAGTCAGTAGAGAAG GCTGGTGACGTAGTGAAGAGATCCATTGTGAAGCCCCCAAAGATTGAGGTAATACCCGAAGAGAGGGACTCTGAGGACAGTAAAGACCTTGTCAGGGATAAGGACTCCTCACCCCTTCTGGTGTCTTCCCCCATCCCTGTTGAGATCCCTGTCCCAGAACTACCAGCCAGACATACGTCCATACACTGG TGTCGCCTCAGCACTTACATTTGGCTGGTACTGGGCTATCCTGTCCTGGCTGTGGTCCACGCCCTGGCCTGTGTGCTCTCCTGGCTGCTGGTCTTTACCATCCCTGTGTCCAAGATGAATGCTCGCACACTGAGCATTGTCCTGCTCATGGCACCAGAGGACGTTCAGATACACACACTGGAGAAG ATGCGTGGCTGTGAGACCAGAGTTATCTTATGCTGTTACCAAGCATTCAATGTGTATTACTACAAATACACTGTCCAAGGAATCAACATTTTTGCTCTCA ACTCGCTTCCCTTGGTATTAATCACTCTGATTATTGGCTATGGTGATCACGACCATAATTACTTCAGCGCAGAAACAAAGTTTGCCTTGGCCATCACCTCCATCATTCCTCTATCCTACTATATCGGCATGGGTATAGCCAG CGTTTCTGCACAGAGTAACTTTGCAGTGGGAGCGGTGGTAAACGCAACTTTTGGCTCCATCACAGAGATGACATTCTACATCACAGCACTGCTGCAAGGACAACGTGCTGGCACCAAATGTTACGAAGAAATTGTCAAAGCGGCCCTTACCGGGACCTTGCTGGGGTGTATATTGTTCATACCT GGTATCTGTATGATCATTGGGGGCATTAAACACAGGGAGCAACGATTTAACAGTCGTTCAGCCGGCGTGAGCTCCGCATTGCTCTTCATATCAATAGGAG GTGTGTTTGCTCCCACCCTTTTCTCAAAGACCTTCGGTAATCTGGTGTGCGAGAGCTGCACCAATATTCCAGGCAATACCAGCGTGCCCTTCGTCTGCAAGGACTGTCACTATGACACG AGTCAAACTGACCCACATTTGATTCTGTCCCATATTGA GGCCCTGGTGTACACAATTTctgtgctgctgcctgctgcGTACCTGATAGGTCTCATCTTCACACTGAAGACCCACTCCCACATCTATGATATTCATATCAGCGATGGCCAAGGGGGCCACGCGCACGGTCAGTACGCACAAGAGGGTACCAGCACCCACCATCCCACGGGTGAGCTCCCCACTGGCCATCTACATGCTGCCAAGTCGTGTATTAATGCCAGCATTATTGCCGCCAGCCACGTtgcaacag GTCACCATGTGGTCCACTGGTCCCGTTGGAGGGCTCTTGGAGTGCTGATTGTTGCCACAGTGCTGATGGCTTGCTGCGCTGACCTCAGCACTGAGAACATCGAGCCAATGCTGACCCACTCCACCATCTCCCAG TACTTCATCGGCGTCACAGTGTTGGCTATGGTGCCTGAGCTTCCTGAGATTGTCAACGGGATCCAGTTTGCGCTGCAGAACAACATCAGCCTGAG CCTTGAAGTGGGCAGTTGTATAGCTGTGCAGGTCTGCATGATTCAGATTCCACTGCTCATCCTCTTCAATGCATTCTAT GATGTTGGATTCGTGCTTGTGTTCAGTGACGTTCATCTCTGGGCCAGCATCTTCAGTGTCATTCTGGTCAACTACATCTTCATGGATGGAAAATGTGACTATTTTCAGG gcACTGCCCTAGTGGTGGTTTACCTCATCCTTCTGTCCCTTTACTACTTCGCTCCGTCTCCACGCTCATGTTGA